The Streptomyces sp. NBC_01142 genome contains a region encoding:
- the ltrA gene encoding group II intron reverse transcriptase/maturase: MEITTPVVTPSSAVNGPEDDLLDWHGIDWAICEENVRRLRQRIFKATQDGDLKKVRNLQKLMLRSRSNTLISVKRVTQQSSGRMTAGIDGERALTPKARGILAAEIHRSSNPWKVRPVKRVFIPKSNGKQRPLGIPVIRDRVLQARVKNALEPEWEARFEPRSYGFRPGRSCQDAISAIFWTVKGKNPKRLWVLDADLSAAFDRIDHTHLMTMLGQFPARDLIRGWLKAGVIDRGRFAPTEEGTPQGGVISPLLLNVALHGLEQAAGCHYTVRAGREPGAMPGTPVLVRYADDFVVLCHDEEQVHQVRARLEDWLEPRGLRFNEEKTQVVHLDKGFDFLGFTVRRTGGKLIIKPSTAACARLRARLGTEVKALHGANAEAVLRRLIPIVRGWAAYYRAVASTTTFSSLDHYMWRLTFKWARRRHRNKSSHWVVDRYFGRFHPSRRDRWVFGDRDSGAFLIKFAWTGIVRHQLVKGGASPDDPDLTEYWRDRRRRKAPPPMDKTSLLLAVRQQGLCPLCKQALIAGAEYEPDSPREWINWFAASKKMLHKHHFTYRRDGGTDERNNLRLVHSECHRQHHAGDGKRAT; encoded by the coding sequence GTGGAGATCACGACACCTGTTGTGACGCCCTCGTCTGCGGTGAACGGACCCGAGGACGACTTACTCGACTGGCACGGCATCGACTGGGCCATCTGCGAGGAGAACGTACGGCGGCTGAGGCAGAGGATCTTCAAGGCAACGCAGGACGGGGACCTCAAGAAGGTCCGCAACTTGCAGAAGCTCATGCTGCGAAGCCGCAGCAACACGCTGATCAGCGTGAAGCGGGTGACGCAGCAGAGCAGTGGTCGCATGACCGCTGGCATCGACGGGGAACGGGCCCTCACGCCGAAGGCGAGAGGCATCTTGGCGGCCGAGATACATCGGTCGTCGAATCCGTGGAAGGTCAGGCCGGTCAAGCGAGTGTTCATCCCGAAGAGCAACGGGAAGCAGCGACCGCTCGGCATCCCGGTCATCCGTGACCGGGTCCTCCAGGCCCGCGTGAAGAACGCGCTGGAACCCGAGTGGGAAGCGCGGTTCGAGCCGAGGTCCTATGGCTTCCGGCCCGGCCGCAGCTGCCAGGACGCGATATCCGCGATCTTCTGGACGGTGAAGGGCAAGAACCCGAAACGTCTGTGGGTCCTGGACGCGGACCTGTCGGCGGCGTTCGACCGCATCGACCACACCCACCTGATGACCATGCTCGGCCAGTTCCCCGCCAGGGACCTGATCCGCGGCTGGCTGAAGGCGGGCGTGATCGACCGCGGCCGGTTCGCACCGACCGAGGAGGGAACTCCTCAAGGCGGTGTGATCAGCCCGCTGTTGCTGAACGTTGCTCTGCACGGACTGGAACAGGCCGCAGGGTGCCACTACACGGTGCGGGCCGGGCGCGAGCCCGGCGCCATGCCGGGCACTCCGGTGCTGGTGAGGTATGCCGACGACTTCGTCGTGCTCTGTCACGACGAGGAACAGGTGCACCAGGTCAGGGCCCGGCTGGAGGACTGGCTGGAACCGAGAGGTCTTCGCTTCAACGAGGAGAAGACCCAGGTCGTCCACCTCGATAAGGGGTTCGACTTCCTCGGTTTCACCGTCCGCCGCACGGGCGGAAAGCTGATCATCAAGCCGAGCACAGCGGCTTGCGCGAGGCTCCGGGCGCGACTAGGGACCGAGGTGAAGGCCCTGCATGGGGCCAATGCCGAGGCTGTGTTGCGCAGGCTGATCCCGATCGTTCGCGGTTGGGCGGCCTACTACCGGGCGGTGGCGTCCACGACGACGTTCTCGTCGCTGGATCACTACATGTGGCGGCTGACCTTCAAATGGGCCAGGCGGCGTCACCGCAACAAGTCGAGTCACTGGGTCGTGGACCGGTACTTCGGCAGGTTCCACCCGTCCCGGCGAGACCGGTGGGTGTTCGGCGACCGCGACAGCGGCGCCTTCCTCATCAAGTTCGCCTGGACCGGCATCGTCCGCCACCAGCTCGTCAAAGGCGGAGCGTCCCCGGACGATCCTGATCTGACCGAGTACTGGCGGGATCGCCGCCGCAGGAAAGCGCCACCGCCGATGGACAAGACGAGTCTTCTCCTGGCGGTCCGGCAGCAGGGGCTCTGTCCTCTCTGCAAGCAGGCGCTGATCGCTGGAGCCGAATACGAACCGGACAGCCCACGTGAGTGGATCAACTGGTTCGCGGCCTCGAAGAAGATGCTCCACAAGCATCACTTCACCTACCGGCGAGACGGCGGCACGGACGAGCGGAACAACCTTCGCCTCGTGCACTCCGAGTGCCACCGTCAGCATCACGCTGGCGACGGCAAACGGGCCACATAA
- a CDS encoding Fic family protein produces the protein MAVIPELAPGYLSWDEADPDRHPFDNASATQVVHSLGPARRVPRRPDVPCADPAMSAWSWGEANLWADAMSHALVQRYGRWAVGWRWAHDEGDFDGGPVGNWCCPRDSITAPDETLARVVAALCEWRGWLETLAGWFEAYPLELAAVEDQRILWERAARNLILQVVDRTGCGSGWHGHCRQVLTWFLSRWQVAPDVAEDLVGEAIGGRFRSWTGPDTVLVDNVAERLALSLRPDDGTRSAEPVPDHLERWLAVREAVPWQEGTDGGADGPVTPSCDGAAEDIRLFDGAVDPARAEGLLAALELLRADAARGARLDFELLRGWQQHVLHTPQPPAFRSLPAFAKGGRERYGIGPNTRARLDACLAESATDGGRPLPLTARAARAYLDVCFFHPFDDGNARSAFLTLLFVLAREGVALNGVGLLRRITFQASDPQDALILARYVDVHLAETRRSAASLGS, from the coding sequence ATGGCGGTGATTCCTGAGCTGGCCCCTGGCTATCTGAGCTGGGACGAGGCGGACCCCGACCGTCATCCCTTCGACAACGCGTCTGCAACGCAGGTGGTGCACTCGCTCGGGCCGGCCCGGCGAGTGCCACGCCGCCCCGACGTCCCCTGCGCCGACCCGGCGATGAGTGCCTGGAGCTGGGGCGAGGCCAACCTCTGGGCCGACGCCATGTCGCATGCCCTCGTCCAACGCTACGGCCGCTGGGCCGTGGGCTGGCGCTGGGCGCACGACGAAGGGGACTTCGACGGAGGGCCGGTCGGAAACTGGTGTTGCCCGCGGGACTCGATCACCGCCCCGGACGAGACCCTCGCCCGTGTCGTCGCCGCGCTGTGCGAGTGGCGCGGGTGGCTGGAGACTCTGGCCGGATGGTTCGAGGCGTACCCGCTGGAGCTGGCGGCCGTCGAGGATCAGCGGATCTTGTGGGAGCGCGCCGCCCGGAACCTGATCCTGCAGGTGGTCGACCGCACCGGGTGCGGTAGCGGCTGGCACGGGCACTGCCGTCAAGTGCTCACCTGGTTCCTCAGCCGCTGGCAAGTCGCACCCGACGTCGCGGAGGATCTGGTCGGCGAGGCGATCGGCGGGCGGTTCCGGAGCTGGACCGGCCCCGACACAGTGCTGGTCGACAACGTCGCGGAGCGGCTCGCGCTGTCGCTGCGGCCGGACGACGGCACACGGTCCGCCGAGCCCGTACCGGACCACCTGGAGCGCTGGCTTGCGGTGCGCGAGGCCGTGCCGTGGCAGGAGGGCACGGACGGCGGCGCGGACGGGCCGGTGACCCCCTCGTGCGACGGCGCGGCGGAGGACATCCGCTTGTTCGACGGCGCCGTGGATCCTGCCCGCGCGGAGGGACTGCTCGCTGCCCTGGAGCTGCTGCGGGCCGACGCGGCGCGCGGTGCCCGGCTCGATTTCGAACTGCTCCGCGGCTGGCAGCAGCACGTCCTTCACACACCGCAGCCGCCGGCGTTCCGCAGCTTGCCCGCCTTCGCCAAGGGGGGCCGGGAACGCTACGGCATCGGCCCAAACACCCGCGCCCGCCTCGATGCCTGCCTGGCCGAGAGCGCAACGGACGGCGGGCGGCCCCTCCCCCTGACCGCCCGCGCCGCACGTGCTTATCTCGACGTCTGCTTCTTCCATCCCTTCGACGACGGCAACGCCCGGTCCGCCTTCCTCACCCTCCTCTTCGTCCTCGCCCGCGAGGGCGTCGCGCTCAACGGGGTCGGCCTGCTCCGTCGCATCACCTTCCAAGCCAGCGACCCCCAGGACGCGCTGATCCTCGCCCGGTACGTCGACGTCCACCTTGCGGAGACCCGACGCAGCGCCGCCTCCCTCGGCTCCTAG
- a CDS encoding DUF6233 domain-containing protein encodes MDDVEGLADGEPPAQTPTPPIRILLHDGQGLTGRLHHRWQSSTGAWMYHVSVALWAVTQLGARDVSEPADTEFDAPSSHVRPIDGVSYRGVPLTRHRDAIIRARTGRHLPAPPTLNAADNATLWGVERERYAYDATGPRRTRLHTADCPIHSGPYDLTTAQALQAAAQPGAAVCTLCDAGKTLARLRPGASPGPQDDAQRAGDSRRRSAGGRRA; translated from the coding sequence ATGGACGACGTCGAGGGCCTGGCCGACGGAGAGCCGCCGGCACAGACTCCGACGCCGCCAATCCGGATCCTGCTCCACGACGGCCAGGGGCTCACCGGCCGCCTCCACCACCGATGGCAGAGCTCCACCGGCGCGTGGATGTATCACGTCTCAGTGGCCCTGTGGGCTGTCACCCAGCTCGGTGCCAGAGATGTATCCGAGCCTGCGGACACCGAGTTCGACGCCCCGTCGTCGCATGTGAGGCCGATCGACGGCGTCTCCTACCGAGGAGTCCCGCTCACCCGACACCGGGACGCGATCATCCGCGCCCGCACCGGCCGCCATCTGCCAGCGCCACCAACCCTGAACGCAGCCGACAACGCGACGCTTTGGGGCGTGGAGCGGGAGCGGTACGCCTACGACGCCACCGGGCCGCGCCGCACCCGCCTCCACACCGCGGACTGCCCCATCCACTCAGGCCCCTACGATCTCACCACCGCGCAGGCGCTCCAGGCCGCCGCCCAGCCAGGGGCCGCCGTGTGCACCCTGTGCGACGCCGGCAAGACGCTCGCGCGGCTCCGCCCCGGTGCATCGCCGGGTCCCCAGGACGACGCTCAGCGCGCCGGCGACAGCCGCCGACGTTCGGCAGGCGGGAGGAGAGCGTGA
- a CDS encoding IS701 family transposase, translating into MWLSWCVAELGVGLVEGWAGVLAGLHARFASRFVRSEPRGRALAYMRGLIAPLERKNGWTLAERAGDRLPIGMQRLLGEADWDADGVRDDVRDFVVETIGDKNAVLIGDDTGFLKKGVRSAGVQRQYSGTAGRTENCQVGTFLAYASAKGRALIDRELYLPVSWTDDRERCREAGVPDEVLFATKTEHFKAMLVRAVQAGVPFAWVTADEAYGQSKSLRWWMEQRAISHVMCVKTSDTVITRGAGERRVDELVAALAPQSWKRLSAGKGSHGERMYQWARIPIRIWWENGHGHWVLARRSLKDPTDLAYYVCYGPVSTRLKDLVRVAGARWAVEECFQTAKGDCGLDHYQVRLYHAWYRHITLAMAALAALTAVRAHELSKGATTVA; encoded by the coding sequence ATGTGGTTGAGTTGGTGTGTGGCTGAGCTCGGGGTGGGGTTGGTTGAGGGGTGGGCCGGGGTGCTGGCGGGGTTGCATGCCCGGTTCGCGTCGCGTTTCGTGAGGTCGGAGCCGCGTGGGCGGGCTCTTGCGTATATGCGGGGGTTGATCGCTCCGTTGGAGCGGAAGAACGGCTGGACGCTGGCGGAGCGGGCCGGTGACCGGCTGCCGATCGGGATGCAGCGCCTGCTGGGCGAGGCGGACTGGGACGCCGATGGTGTTCGTGACGACGTGCGGGACTTCGTCGTCGAGACGATCGGCGACAAGAACGCGGTCTTGATCGGTGACGACACCGGCTTCCTGAAGAAGGGCGTGCGCTCGGCGGGTGTCCAGCGGCAATATTCCGGAACGGCCGGACGGACGGAAAATTGCCAGGTCGGCACGTTCCTCGCGTACGCGTCGGCGAAGGGCCGGGCTCTGATCGACCGGGAGCTGTACCTGCCCGTCTCCTGGACGGATGACCGCGAGCGGTGCCGGGAGGCCGGCGTCCCGGACGAGGTGTTGTTCGCGACGAAGACGGAGCATTTCAAGGCCATGCTCGTGCGTGCGGTCCAGGCGGGCGTGCCGTTCGCGTGGGTCACCGCGGACGAGGCCTACGGGCAGTCGAAATCCCTCAGGTGGTGGATGGAACAGCGGGCCATCAGCCATGTGATGTGTGTGAAGACCAGCGACACCGTCATCACCCGCGGTGCGGGGGAACGCCGTGTCGACGAGCTGGTGGCCGCTCTCGCGCCACAGTCTTGGAAGCGTCTGTCCGCTGGGAAAGGATCCCATGGTGAGCGTATGTACCAGTGGGCCCGGATCCCCATCCGGATCTGGTGGGAGAACGGCCACGGCCACTGGGTCCTGGCCCGCCGCAGCCTGAAGGACCCCACTGACCTCGCCTACTACGTCTGTTACGGGCCCGTCAGCACCCGCCTGAAAGACCTGGTCAGGGTGGCCGGCGCCCGCTGGGCCGTCGAAGAGTGCTTCCAGACTGCGAAGGGCGACTGCGGCCTGGACCACTACCAGGTCCGCCTCTACCACGCCTGGTACCGGCACATCACCCTCGCCATGGCCGCCCTCGCGGCCCTGACCGCCGTCCGCGCCCACGAACTCTCAAAAGGGGCAACCACGGTGGCCTGA